In Prunus dulcis chromosome 2, ALMONDv2, whole genome shotgun sequence, a single genomic region encodes these proteins:
- the LOC117617561 gene encoding protein LHY isoform X2, with the protein MESWKQLSVSNHHPLHINTTRAYHELEKEAHNKGVPAGQSIDIDIPPPRPKRKPSNPYPRKSCSAAPTWPTSHVAGKDGKLLSSTSSSHCKQVVDLEKEPLDERPTKEENRRNGKENQDENCSEVLTMLLEDHCSSVSSANKNSIPTQVALRNACTFREFVPSLKEVISQDVTNDSYVTTELNGNQNLKKNDAKKIVQDNGTSGASESQNTNAFHKKLVQGEKADDLNCALPTDGMQGTQTYPRNVPVHVLDGSLGACNQITPADMSFADIAFHPMGKVHGQPNLFANPTASTTTEHESNASRSSVHQSFPAFHPPFTPLHHGQKDYQSFLHMSSTFSSLIVSSLLQNPAAHAAASFAAAFWPYANAENTEDSPACSPGGFPSRQMNSPPSMAAIAAATVAAASAWWASHGLLPLCAPVQTAFSCPPVSMTAVPSMDTGEAPAANIERGENSLQIPSLQDQQVDPEHLEAVEAQHPASKSPSMSSSHSDNGGAEPNTVLKATADEKVVASTEEVNDSNNAKSRKQVDRSSCGSNTPSSSEVETDALEKQEKGKEELKEPDLNHPASDSTYRRSRSIINISDPWKEVSEEGRMAFQALFSREVLPQSFSPPPKDKEHQTTTEGKQNAEEKDEDASLLDLNKKTWVPFSCQLGVEKNVSPVGDNNAEGLLTIGLCQGKLKARRTGFKPYKRCSVEANENRAANAISHCEEKGPKRLRLEGEAQT; encoded by the exons ATGGAAAGTTGGAAACAACTTTCAGTTTCCAACCACCATCCTCTTCATATCAACACTACTAGAGCATACCATGAG CTGGAGAAGGAGGCACACAATAAAGGTGTTCCGGCAGGACAATCAATTGACATAGATATTCCGCCTCCACGCCCCAAAAGGAAACCAAGCAATCCTTATCCTCGAAAGTCTTGTTCAGCTGCTCCTACATGGCCCACATCGCATGTGGCAGGAAAGGATGGAAAACTTTTATCATCAACATCATCTTCGCATTGTAAACAAGTAGTGGACTTGGAGAAAGAACCACTTGATGag AGACCtaccaaagaagaaaatcgaagaaatggaaaagaaaatcaggATGAAAACTGCTCAGAAGTCTTAACTATGCTCCTAGAAGATCATTGttcctctgtttcttctgCAAACAAAAATTCCATACCCACACAGGTGGCACTAAGAAATGCTTGCACTTTTAGGGAGTTTGTGCCTTCCCTGAAAGAGGTAATAAGTCAAGATGTAACAAATGATTCTTATGTCACTACTGAACTTAATGGAAATcagaatttgaagaaaaatgatgCCAAAAAGATAGTTCAAGATAATGGTACAAGTGGAGCCTCAGAGTCACAGAACACTAATGCTTTTCATAAGAAGTTGGTTCAAGGTGAGAAAGCAGATGATTTGAATTGTGCATTGCCAACAGATGGGATGCAAGGAACTCAGACCTACCCGAGGAATGTTCCTGTACACGTACTGGATGGGAGCCTAGGAGCATGTAATCAAATTACTCCAGCAGATATGTCATTCGCGGATATTGCTTTTCATCCTATGGGCAAGGTTCATGGACAGCCTAACCTTTTTGCAAATCCAACTGCATCTACTACTACTGAACATGAAAGTAATGCATCAAGATCTTCTGTTCACCAATCATTTCCAGCTTTTCACCCTCCCTTCACCCCGTTACACCATGGTCAAAAGGATTACCAGTCATTTCTGCACATGTCCTCCACATTTTCAAGTCTTATTGTGTCTTCTCTGTTGCAAAACCCTGCAGCCCATGCTGCAGCTAGCTTTGCAGCCGCATTTTGGCCTTATGCAAATGCAGAAAATACAGAAGATTCTCCGGCATGCTCCCCTGGAGGTTTTCCATCTAGGCAAATGAACTCCCCTCCAAGTATGGCAGCAATTGCTGCTGCCACCGTAGCTGCTGCATCTGCATGGTGGGCATCCCATGGATTGCTTCCCTTGTGCGCTCCTGTTCAAACTGCTTTTAGCTGTCCTCCTGTGTCCATGACTGCGGTTCCATCAATGGATACTGGTGAAGCTCCTGCAGCCAAtatagagagaggagagaattCTCTTCAAATTCCTTCCTTGCAGGATCAACAAGTGGACCCAGAACACTTGGAAGCTGTGGAAGCTCAACATCCAGCTTCAAAATCACCAAGTATGTCATCATCACACTCTGATAATGGAGGTGCAGAACCTAATACTGTACTTAAAGCTACTGCTGATGAGAAGGTGGTAGCATCAACCGAAGAAGTTAATGATTCAAACAATGCAAAGAGCAGAAAACAG gTTGACCGTTCTTCGTGTGGTTCCAACACACCTTCCAGCAGCGAAGTAGAGACAGATGCATTAGAGAAGCAAGAGAAGGGGAAGGAAGAACTGAAAGAACCTGATCTAAATCACCCAGCTTCTGACTCTACTTATCGTCGCAGTCGAAGTATCATCAACATTAGTGATCCATGGAAGGAGGTTTCCGAAGAG GGGCGTATGGCCTTTCAAGCACTATTCTCAAGGGAGGTATTGCCCCAAAGTTTTTCACCTCCCCCTAAGGACAAAGAGCATCAGACCACTACAGAAGGAAAGCAAAATGCTGAGGAGAAAGATGAAGATGCATCACTATTAGACCTAAACAAAAAGACATGGGTGCCATTTTCTTGCCAACTGGGAGTGGAGAAAAATGTGTCACCCGTAGGAGACAACAATGCAGAGGGGCTGCTGACAATAGGACTTTGCCAGGGAAAACTTAAGGCTCGTCGAACAGGATTCAAGCCTTACAAAAGGTGCTCGGTAGAGGCCAACGAGAACAGAGCAGCCAATGCCATCAGCCACTGTGAAGAGAAAGGTCCCAAGAGGTTACGCTTGGAAGGGGAAGCTCAAACTTGA
- the LOC117617561 gene encoding protein LHY isoform X1 produces the protein MDTQLSGEDLVIKARKPYTITKQRERWTEEEHNRFLDALKLYGRAWQRIEEHIGTKTAVQIRSHAQKFFSKLEKEAHNKGVPAGQSIDIDIPPPRPKRKPSNPYPRKSCSAAPTWPTSHVAGKDGKLLSSTSSSHCKQVVDLEKEPLDERPTKEENRRNGKENQDENCSEVLTMLLEDHCSSVSSANKNSIPTQVALRNACTFREFVPSLKEVISQDVTNDSYVTTELNGNQNLKKNDAKKIVQDNGTSGASESQNTNAFHKKLVQGEKADDLNCALPTDGMQGTQTYPRNVPVHVLDGSLGACNQITPADMSFADIAFHPMGKVHGQPNLFANPTASTTTEHESNASRSSVHQSFPAFHPPFTPLHHGQKDYQSFLHMSSTFSSLIVSSLLQNPAAHAAASFAAAFWPYANAENTEDSPACSPGGFPSRQMNSPPSMAAIAAATVAAASAWWASHGLLPLCAPVQTAFSCPPVSMTAVPSMDTGEAPAANIERGENSLQIPSLQDQQVDPEHLEAVEAQHPASKSPSMSSSHSDNGGAEPNTVLKATADEKVVASTEEVNDSNNAKSRKQVDRSSCGSNTPSSSEVETDALEKQEKGKEELKEPDLNHPASDSTYRRSRSIINISDPWKEVSEEGRMAFQALFSREVLPQSFSPPPKDKEHQTTTEGKQNAEEKDEDASLLDLNKKTWVPFSCQLGVEKNVSPVGDNNAEGLLTIGLCQGKLKARRTGFKPYKRCSVEANENRAANAISHCEEKGPKRLRLEGEAQT, from the exons CTGGAGAAGGAGGCACACAATAAAGGTGTTCCGGCAGGACAATCAATTGACATAGATATTCCGCCTCCACGCCCCAAAAGGAAACCAAGCAATCCTTATCCTCGAAAGTCTTGTTCAGCTGCTCCTACATGGCCCACATCGCATGTGGCAGGAAAGGATGGAAAACTTTTATCATCAACATCATCTTCGCATTGTAAACAAGTAGTGGACTTGGAGAAAGAACCACTTGATGag AGACCtaccaaagaagaaaatcgaagaaatggaaaagaaaatcaggATGAAAACTGCTCAGAAGTCTTAACTATGCTCCTAGAAGATCATTGttcctctgtttcttctgCAAACAAAAATTCCATACCCACACAGGTGGCACTAAGAAATGCTTGCACTTTTAGGGAGTTTGTGCCTTCCCTGAAAGAGGTAATAAGTCAAGATGTAACAAATGATTCTTATGTCACTACTGAACTTAATGGAAATcagaatttgaagaaaaatgatgCCAAAAAGATAGTTCAAGATAATGGTACAAGTGGAGCCTCAGAGTCACAGAACACTAATGCTTTTCATAAGAAGTTGGTTCAAGGTGAGAAAGCAGATGATTTGAATTGTGCATTGCCAACAGATGGGATGCAAGGAACTCAGACCTACCCGAGGAATGTTCCTGTACACGTACTGGATGGGAGCCTAGGAGCATGTAATCAAATTACTCCAGCAGATATGTCATTCGCGGATATTGCTTTTCATCCTATGGGCAAGGTTCATGGACAGCCTAACCTTTTTGCAAATCCAACTGCATCTACTACTACTGAACATGAAAGTAATGCATCAAGATCTTCTGTTCACCAATCATTTCCAGCTTTTCACCCTCCCTTCACCCCGTTACACCATGGTCAAAAGGATTACCAGTCATTTCTGCACATGTCCTCCACATTTTCAAGTCTTATTGTGTCTTCTCTGTTGCAAAACCCTGCAGCCCATGCTGCAGCTAGCTTTGCAGCCGCATTTTGGCCTTATGCAAATGCAGAAAATACAGAAGATTCTCCGGCATGCTCCCCTGGAGGTTTTCCATCTAGGCAAATGAACTCCCCTCCAAGTATGGCAGCAATTGCTGCTGCCACCGTAGCTGCTGCATCTGCATGGTGGGCATCCCATGGATTGCTTCCCTTGTGCGCTCCTGTTCAAACTGCTTTTAGCTGTCCTCCTGTGTCCATGACTGCGGTTCCATCAATGGATACTGGTGAAGCTCCTGCAGCCAAtatagagagaggagagaattCTCTTCAAATTCCTTCCTTGCAGGATCAACAAGTGGACCCAGAACACTTGGAAGCTGTGGAAGCTCAACATCCAGCTTCAAAATCACCAAGTATGTCATCATCACACTCTGATAATGGAGGTGCAGAACCTAATACTGTACTTAAAGCTACTGCTGATGAGAAGGTGGTAGCATCAACCGAAGAAGTTAATGATTCAAACAATGCAAAGAGCAGAAAACAG gTTGACCGTTCTTCGTGTGGTTCCAACACACCTTCCAGCAGCGAAGTAGAGACAGATGCATTAGAGAAGCAAGAGAAGGGGAAGGAAGAACTGAAAGAACCTGATCTAAATCACCCAGCTTCTGACTCTACTTATCGTCGCAGTCGAAGTATCATCAACATTAGTGATCCATGGAAGGAGGTTTCCGAAGAG GGGCGTATGGCCTTTCAAGCACTATTCTCAAGGGAGGTATTGCCCCAAAGTTTTTCACCTCCCCCTAAGGACAAAGAGCATCAGACCACTACAGAAGGAAAGCAAAATGCTGAGGAGAAAGATGAAGATGCATCACTATTAGACCTAAACAAAAAGACATGGGTGCCATTTTCTTGCCAACTGGGAGTGGAGAAAAATGTGTCACCCGTAGGAGACAACAATGCAGAGGGGCTGCTGACAATAGGACTTTGCCAGGGAAAACTTAAGGCTCGTCGAACAGGATTCAAGCCTTACAAAAGGTGCTCGGTAGAGGCCAACGAGAACAGAGCAGCCAATGCCATCAGCCACTGTGAAGAGAAAGGTCCCAAGAGGTTACGCTTGGAAGGGGAAGCTCAAACTTGA